One Alphaproteobacteria bacterium LSUCC0396 genomic region harbors:
- a CDS encoding DUF1289 domain-containing protein: MASPNDPPVTKLPSPCVSICQMDPQDGVCLGCYRTRAEIAAWRSMDQDDQLELLEILKDRRAKATGVRRRPSRRDTKRLSV; the protein is encoded by the coding sequence ATGGCATCACCGAATGATCCACCTGTAACCAAACTGCCGTCACCATGCGTGTCGATCTGTCAGATGGATCCGCAAGATGGCGTTTGCCTTGGCTGTTATCGCACGCGCGCCGAGATTGCTGCCTGGCGCAGTATGGATCAAGATGATCAGCTTGAGTTGCTGGAAATTTTGAAAGATCGGCGCGCCAAGGCAACTGGCGTTCGCCGCCGGCCATCGCGGCGGGATACAAAACGCCTGAGCGTATAA
- the folE gene encoding GTP cyclohydrolase I FolE → MTPYDTSETKETSDLSDTASDKPRIIKPSQEDAEAAVDVLLRWIGEDPTREGLAGTPGRVVRAWREFCSGYDEDPAKILARTFEEVEGYDDMVMLRNIRLESHCEHHLVPILGVAHIAYMPDRRVVGISKLARVLDGFAHRLQTQETLTAQVADCIQNILQPKGVAILIDAQHQCMTTRGVRKPDVSMITTRFTGIFKEDESLSRRFLDQTKLG, encoded by the coding sequence ATGACTCCATACGACACTAGCGAGACAAAAGAGACATCCGATCTATCGGATACTGCTTCAGACAAGCCGAGAATTATAAAGCCAAGCCAAGAAGACGCCGAAGCTGCGGTTGATGTCCTGTTGCGCTGGATTGGTGAAGACCCAACCCGCGAGGGATTGGCCGGCACACCGGGCCGTGTTGTTCGTGCCTGGCGAGAATTTTGCAGCGGCTATGACGAAGACCCTGCAAAGATTCTGGCCCGCACCTTTGAAGAGGTGGAGGGCTATGATGACATGGTGATGCTGCGCAATATCCGGCTGGAAAGTCATTGCGAACATCATCTGGTGCCAATTCTGGGCGTTGCGCATATTGCCTATATGCCCGATCGGCGGGTTGTTGGTATTTCCAAGCTGGCGCGCGTGCTTGATGGTTTTGCGCATCGTTTGCAAACCCAAGAAACCCTGACCGCGCAAGTTGCCGATTGTATCCAGAATATATTGCAGCCAAAGGGCGTGGCGATATTGATCGATGCCCAACATCAATGCATGACAACCAGAGGCGTTCGCAAACCTGATGTCTCGATGATCACCACGCGATTTACCGGAATCTTCAAAGAGGATGAGTCCCTAAGCCGCCGTTTTTTGGATCAAACAAAGCTCGGCTAA
- the groES gene encoding co-chaperone GroES, with amino-acid sequence MKFRPLHDRVVVQRIESEQKTAGGIIIPDTAKEKPMEGKVIAVGAGARDETGKVQPLDVKAGDTVLFGKWSGTEVKIDGQEYLIMKESDIMGVIE; translated from the coding sequence ATGAAATTCAGGCCTCTTCACGACCGCGTTGTTGTACAGCGCATTGAATCAGAACAGAAAACTGCTGGTGGGATTATCATCCCCGACACTGCCAAAGAAAAGCCAATGGAAGGCAAAGTGATTGCCGTTGGCGCTGGTGCGCGTGATGAAACCGGCAAGGTCCAACCGCTTGACGTCAAAGCTGGCGATACCGTTTTATTCGGTAAATGGTCAGGCACCGAAGTCAAGATCGATGGTCAGGAATATTTGATCATGAAGGAATCAGACATCATGGGTGTGATTGAGTAA
- the groL gene encoding chaperonin GroEL (60 kDa chaperone family; promotes refolding of misfolded polypeptides especially under stressful conditions; forms two stacked rings of heptamers to form a barrel-shaped 14mer; ends can be capped by GroES; misfolded proteins enter the barrel where they are refolded when GroES binds) has product MAAKEVKFGSDARTRMLEGVDILANAVKVTLGPKGRNVVLEKSFGAPRITKDGVTVAKDIELKDKFQNMGAQMVREVASKANDVAGDGTTTATVLAQCIAQEGAKAVASGMNPMDLKRGIDMAVEAVVESLVARSKKISTSDEVAQVGTISANGEEEIGKMIAEAMERVGNEGVITVEEAKSLATELDVVEGMQFDRGYLSPYFVTDAEKMRATLEEPYILLHEKKLSNLQDMLPILEKVVQSGRPLLIIAEDIEGEALATLVVNRLRGGLKVAAVKAPGFGDRRKAMLEDIAILTNGTVVSEEVGIALDSLTLDMLGSAKRVEITKDETTIVDGSGAKTEIEARCNQIRAQAEESTSDYDREKLQERLAKLAGGVAVIKVGGATEVEVKERKDRVDDAMHATRAAVEEGIVPGGGVALVRSTSVLAKLKPSNRDQEVGIDIIRRALLAPARYIAQNAGAEGAVVVGKLLEGKDDNVGYDAKNNEFTDMIKAGVIDPTKVVRSALQNAASVAGLLITTEAMVAEKAEPKDAGAGAPDMGGMGGMGGMGGMGF; this is encoded by the coding sequence ATGGCTGCTAAAGAAGTCAAATTCGGCTCAGACGCCAGAACACGGATGCTTGAAGGCGTTGATATCCTGGCAAATGCCGTAAAGGTAACGCTTGGCCCAAAGGGTCGTAACGTTGTTCTCGAGAAATCATTTGGCGCACCGCGCATCACCAAAGATGGTGTGACTGTTGCTAAAGATATCGAACTGAAAGACAAGTTCCAAAATATGGGCGCACAGATGGTGCGTGAAGTTGCGTCAAAGGCAAATGATGTTGCTGGTGATGGCACAACAACGGCAACTGTGCTGGCACAATGCATCGCTCAGGAAGGCGCAAAAGCTGTTGCATCAGGCATGAATCCGATGGACCTGAAGCGCGGTATCGACATGGCTGTTGAGGCTGTGGTCGAGTCACTGGTCGCACGCTCAAAGAAAATCTCGACATCTGACGAAGTCGCACAGGTTGGCACTATTTCAGCCAATGGCGAAGAAGAAATCGGCAAGATGATCGCTGAAGCTATGGAGCGTGTTGGCAATGAAGGTGTCATCACTGTTGAAGAAGCCAAGAGCCTGGCAACCGAGCTTGATGTTGTTGAGGGCATGCAGTTTGACCGTGGTTATCTGTCACCATATTTTGTCACTGATGCGGAAAAGATGCGGGCAACTCTGGAAGAGCCATACATCCTTCTGCATGAAAAGAAGTTGTCTAACCTCCAGGACATGCTGCCAATTCTGGAAAAGGTTGTTCAGTCTGGTCGTCCATTGCTGATCATTGCCGAAGACATCGAAGGCGAAGCATTGGCAACGCTGGTTGTTAACCGTCTTCGCGGCGGCTTGAAAGTGGCTGCGGTTAAGGCCCCTGGTTTCGGCGATCGCCGTAAGGCTATGCTGGAAGATATCGCAATCCTGACAAACGGCACTGTTGTGTCTGAAGAAGTTGGTATCGCACTTGATAGCCTGACCCTTGATATGCTTGGTAGCGCCAAGCGTGTCGAGATCACCAAGGACGAAACAACCATCGTCGATGGTTCTGGTGCAAAGACCGAAATCGAGGCTCGCTGCAACCAAATTCGTGCGCAGGCTGAAGAATCAACATCAGATTATGACCGTGAAAAGCTGCAGGAGCGTCTTGCCAAACTGGCTGGCGGTGTTGCCGTGATCAAAGTTGGCGGCGCAACCGAAGTTGAAGTAAAAGAGCGCAAGGACCGTGTTGATGATGCGATGCACGCAACACGTGCGGCTGTAGAGGAAGGCATTGTCCCTGGCGGCGGTGTTGCTCTTGTTCGTTCGACCAGTGTTCTTGCCAAGTTGAAACCATCAAACCGTGACCAGGAAGTCGGTATCGACATCATCCGTCGCGCTTTGCTCGCCCCAGCTCGCTACATTGCTCAGAATGCTGGTGCTGAAGGTGCTGTGGTGGTTGGCAAACTGCTGGAAGGCAAAGATGATAATGTCGGTTATGACGCAAAGAACAATGAGTTCACCGACATGATCAAAGCTGGTGTCATCGACCCAACTAAGGTGGTTCGTTCAGCATTGCAGAACGCAGCGTCTGTTGCTGGCCTGCTGATCACCACCGAAGCCATGGTTGCAGAAAAGGCTGAGCCGAAAGATGCCGGCGCTGGTGCCCCTGATATGGGCGGCATGGGCGGCATGGGCGGTATGGGCGGTATGGGCTTCTAA
- a CDS encoding TrkH family potassium uptake protein codes for MQLSPVLNILGLLATILAAAMLIPMFVDLYAGSSDWQVFALSALLTGFVGVSVWLATNRREALDLGLRQAFLLTNGSWVMIGIFGALPFMFSELHLSVTDAVFESVSGITTTGSTILVEIEQASPGILIWRALLQWLGGVGIVVMAMAVLPMLSVGGMQLFRTESYERPENVVPRATQLAGGIGLVYAGLTALWAIMLAMAGMDMFDAVAHSMTTLATGGYSTRTASIGAFDSVAVEWIIITGMIVGSLPFAHYLALVRGGWRSLLNDPQVRWFLILAVGLVLLLIWHLMQTGLGFGEAVRQASFNGVSMMTGTGYVSANFSAWGGFATTILLIVMFIGGCGGSTTCGIKVFRLQVLASTAKVQVSRLLRPHAVVLAYYNKRPVSVEVMDSVMGFFYLFILGFVLVAIMLGMAGLDFVTALSGAATSISNVGPGLGEVIGADGNFSSLPDSAKWIMSFAMLLGRLEIFTVLVMLSPAFWLR; via the coding sequence ATGCAGCTATCACCCGTGCTCAATATCCTGGGACTTTTAGCAACCATCTTGGCGGCAGCAATGCTGATTCCAATGTTCGTCGATCTTTATGCCGGATCCAGCGACTGGCAGGTTTTTGCACTTTCTGCCTTGTTGACCGGCTTTGTCGGTGTTTCAGTTTGGCTGGCGACAAACCGGCGCGAAGCCCTCGATTTGGGGCTGAGACAAGCATTTCTGCTAACCAATGGTTCATGGGTGATGATCGGCATTTTTGGCGCATTGCCTTTCATGTTCAGCGAGCTTCACCTTAGCGTTACAGACGCAGTATTTGAATCCGTTTCTGGCATTACCACAACTGGGTCAACGATCCTTGTCGAGATTGAGCAGGCATCACCGGGCATTTTGATCTGGCGGGCGTTGCTGCAATGGCTTGGCGGGGTTGGCATCGTGGTTATGGCGATGGCGGTGCTGCCAATGCTGTCGGTTGGCGGGATGCAGCTTTTCCGCACCGAATCTTATGAGCGTCCGGAAAATGTGGTGCCACGGGCAACCCAGCTTGCCGGCGGTATTGGTCTTGTCTATGCGGGGCTTACGGCGCTGTGGGCAATCATGCTGGCAATGGCCGGGATGGATATGTTTGACGCCGTGGCGCATTCAATGACAACGCTTGCCACCGGCGGCTATTCAACCCGAACCGCATCAATCGGCGCGTTCGATTCGGTTGCTGTTGAGTGGATTATCATCACCGGCATGATTGTTGGCAGCTTGCCATTTGCCCATTATCTGGCGCTGGTACGCGGCGGCTGGCGCAGCTTGTTAAATGACCCCCAAGTGCGCTGGTTCCTGATCCTTGCAGTAGGGCTTGTTCTGCTATTGATCTGGCATTTGATGCAAACCGGCCTTGGTTTTGGCGAGGCAGTGCGCCAAGCCAGCTTTAATGGTGTCTCGATGATGACCGGAACCGGTTATGTCAGCGCTAATTTTTCGGCATGGGGCGGCTTTGCCACAACGATCTTGCTGATTGTCATGTTCATTGGCGGTTGCGGCGGGTCCACTACCTGCGGGATTAAGGTTTTCCGTTTGCAGGTTCTTGCCAGTACGGCCAAGGTTCAGGTCAGCCGTTTGCTGCGCCCACACGCCGTCGTTCTGGCCTATTACAACAAACGGCCGGTGTCGGTTGAAGTCATGGATTCAGTGATGGGATTTTTCTATCTCTTTATTCTCGGCTTTGTCTTGGTTGCCATCATGCTGGGCATGGCCGGTCTTGATTTTGTGACAGCATTATCCGGTGCGGCAACGTCGATCAGCAATGTTGGTCCGGGACTTGGTGAGGTCATTGGCGCTGACGGTAATTTCTCATCACTTCCCGATAGCGCAAAATGGATCATGTCCTTTGCGATGCTGCTTGGTCGATTGGAAATCTTTACAGTATTGGTGATGCTGAGCCCGGCATTCTGGCTGCGTTAA
- a CDS encoding CDGSH iron-sulfur domain-containing protein, protein MSDPVIFQKAPMPVDVEEGKTYFWCACGKSAKQPFCDGSHKDTGIAPVKMTADASKKVFFCGCKYSAKAPLCDGSHNKLD, encoded by the coding sequence ATGTCTGATCCGGTTATTTTTCAAAAGGCGCCGATGCCTGTTGATGTTGAAGAAGGTAAAACCTATTTCTGGTGCGCCTGTGGTAAGAGTGCGAAACAGCCTTTTTGTGATGGCAGTCACAAGGATACAGGCATCGCGCCAGTTAAAATGACAGCAGATGCGTCGAAAAAAGTGTTTTTCTGTGGTTGTAAATATTCGGCAAAGGCGCCGCTTTGCGATGGTAGCCACAATAAGCTGGATTGA
- the aspS gene encoding aspartate--tRNA ligase encodes MHAYRSHNCAELSEANVGQQVRLSGWINRKRDHGQLVFVDLRDHYGLTQCVADASDASFVLVEATRLESVVTITGTVLKRSDETINANLPTGQIEVRIEAFEVQSAADTLPLQVNSDEDSGEETRLRYRYLDLRRSRPHANIMLRAKIIQSIRARMVAQGFTEFQTPILTASSPEGARDFLVPARLHPGKFYALPQAPQQFKQLIMVSGFDRYFQIAPCFRDEDSRADRSPGEFYQLDLEMSFVEQQDVFAAVEPVIKGVFEEFSGKIVDTDFVHIPYADSMLKYGNDKPDLRIPFEVCDVTDIFRGSDFAIFAKNIEKGAVVRAVPGPKCGSRAIADRMNSWAQGEGAPGMGYIIYGEGEARGPVAKALGAENAEAIRIAAGVGDGDAVFFACAPADEAASLAGRARVKIGQDQDLIDRNLFRFAWIVDFPMFEADPVTGKIDFSHNPFSMPQGGMKALEEQDPLTVKAWQYDLVCNGVELSSGAIRNHLPEVMYKAFEIAGYPNSTVDEKFPAMINAFRFGAPPHGGIAPGIDRMVMLIADEPNIREVILFPMNGKAEDLMMAAPSEVDESALAELHIRRVPQIKKKD; translated from the coding sequence ATGCACGCCTATCGATCCCACAATTGCGCCGAATTGTCCGAAGCCAATGTTGGCCAGCAGGTCAGATTATCCGGCTGGATTAACCGCAAGCGTGATCATGGGCAGCTGGTCTTTGTCGACCTTCGCGACCATTACGGTCTGACGCAATGTGTTGCGGATGCATCTGACGCAAGTTTTGTGCTGGTTGAGGCAACGCGGCTTGAGTCGGTTGTGACCATTACTGGCACCGTGCTAAAGCGCAGCGACGAGACCATTAATGCCAATTTGCCAACCGGACAAATCGAAGTTCGCATCGAGGCGTTCGAGGTGCAGTCGGCCGCTGACACATTGCCGCTTCAGGTCAATTCAGATGAAGATTCGGGCGAAGAAACGCGACTTCGCTATCGCTATCTTGACCTGCGTCGCAGCCGGCCACATGCCAATATCATGTTGCGGGCAAAAATCATCCAGTCAATTCGGGCGCGGATGGTGGCACAAGGCTTTACCGAGTTTCAAACACCAATTTTGACAGCCTCCTCGCCAGAGGGTGCGCGCGACTTTTTGGTGCCGGCACGTCTGCATCCAGGCAAATTCTATGCATTGCCGCAAGCACCGCAGCAATTTAAACAGCTGATCATGGTCAGTGGCTTTGACCGCTATTTCCAGATTGCGCCTTGTTTCCGTGATGAGGATAGCCGCGCCGACCGTAGCCCGGGCGAGTTTTATCAGCTTGACCTTGAGATGAGCTTTGTCGAACAGCAGGACGTATTTGCCGCGGTCGAGCCGGTCATAAAAGGCGTGTTTGAAGAGTTTTCTGGCAAGATTGTTGATACAGATTTTGTGCATATCCCCTATGCCGACTCGATGCTGAAATATGGCAATGACAAGCCTGATCTGCGGATCCCATTCGAGGTTTGCGACGTGACTGATATTTTCCGTGGATCGGATTTTGCGATTTTCGCCAAGAATATCGAAAAGGGCGCCGTTGTTCGGGCGGTTCCCGGGCCAAAATGTGGCAGCCGTGCAATCGCTGACCGGATGAATAGCTGGGCACAGGGCGAAGGAGCACCCGGTATGGGCTATATTATCTATGGAGAAGGTGAAGCACGTGGGCCTGTGGCAAAAGCGCTTGGTGCTGAAAACGCCGAGGCAATTCGGATTGCCGCCGGTGTTGGCGATGGTGATGCGGTGTTTTTTGCCTGCGCGCCGGCTGATGAAGCGGCAAGCCTCGCTGGACGCGCCCGGGTAAAAATTGGTCAGGATCAGGATTTGATCGACCGCAATTTGTTTCGCTTTGCCTGGATTGTCGATTTTCCAATGTTCGAGGCCGATCCGGTGACCGGCAAAATCGATTTCTCGCATAACCCGTTTTCGATGCCGCAAGGCGGCATGAAAGCGCTGGAAGAACAAGATCCGCTGACCGTTAAAGCATGGCAGTATGACCTTGTTTGTAACGGTGTTGAATTATCGTCAGGGGCGATCCGGAACCATCTTCCAGAGGTGATGTATAAGGCCTTTGAGATTGCCGGTTATCCAAACAGCACAGTTGATGAAAAATTCCCGGCGATGATCAATGCGTTTCGGTTTGGCGCGCCGCCGCATGGCGGTATCGCCCCCGGTATTGACCGTATGGTCATGCTGATTGCCGACGAGCCGAACATCCGCGAGGTGATCTTGTTCCCGATGAACGGCAAAGCCGAAGATCTGATGATGGCAGCACCGTCCGAGGTGGATGAAAGCGCCCTTGCCGAACTGCATATCCGGCGCGTGCCACAGATCAAGAAAAAGGATTAG
- a CDS encoding COX15/CtaA family protein, producing MTVETPSWISRNATPASNQTVAKWLFGMTLLVAMMVVIGGVTRLTGSGLSMVEWRPLMGTLPPLTTTEWDRVYQLYRESPEYQQLNYGMTLAAFKNIFFWEYFHRLWGRLLGVAFGLPFLFFLLMGRIPHGYGLRLGLLLLLGGFQGVVGWWMVKSGLTQDASVSQYRLATHLGVALVIFSLLIWTAFDLRDGRSKGPAGHALASLVLLGVTILAGALVAGMDAGLLYNHYPLMGNGLVPVEYGDHGLMDPFDNPASAQFHHRWIAALTFGAVVVLGLKARKGQMKRRANLVLAAVSLQFILGIVTLLQGVPVSLGGMHQAGAVVLLGCLLALIHGNGKPALNRQNNLPDNAQA from the coding sequence ATGACCGTAGAAACGCCAAGCTGGATTTCACGCAACGCCACCCCCGCGAGCAATCAGACCGTCGCCAAATGGCTGTTTGGCATGACATTGCTCGTGGCGATGATGGTGGTAATTGGCGGGGTTACGCGGCTAACTGGATCGGGCCTGTCGATGGTGGAATGGCGGCCACTGATGGGCACCTTGCCGCCGCTCACCACCACCGAGTGGGACCGCGTTTATCAGCTCTATCGCGAATCGCCTGAATACCAGCAATTGAATTACGGCATGACGCTGGCAGCCTTCAAAAACATTTTCTTCTGGGAATATTTTCACCGGCTTTGGGGGCGGCTATTGGGCGTGGCCTTTGGCCTGCCTTTCCTGTTTTTTCTGCTAATGGGGCGCATCCCGCACGGCTATGGGTTACGCCTTGGGCTGTTGTTATTGCTGGGCGGGTTTCAAGGGGTCGTCGGCTGGTGGATGGTAAAATCCGGCCTGACTCAAGATGCCAGCGTGTCACAATATCGGCTCGCAACGCATCTTGGCGTCGCGTTGGTGATTTTCAGCCTGTTAATCTGGACTGCATTTGACCTGCGCGACGGGCGATCAAAAGGGCCAGCCGGTCATGCATTGGCCAGTCTGGTTTTGCTTGGTGTGACAATTCTTGCCGGAGCGCTTGTCGCGGGGATGGATGCCGGCCTGCTCTATAATCATTACCCCTTGATGGGTAACGGGCTGGTGCCGGTCGAATATGGCGATCATGGCCTTATGGATCCATTTGACAATCCGGCATCGGCGCAGTTCCATCATCGGTGGATTGCGGCGCTTACCTTTGGCGCGGTTGTTGTGCTGGGGTTAAAGGCACGAAAAGGCCAGATGAAACGCCGTGCAAACCTAGTGCTGGCAGCCGTATCATTGCAATTTATTCTCGGCATCGTCACCCTGTTACAAGGGGTGCCGGTCTCGCTTGGCGGTATGCATCAGGCTGGCGCAGTTGTTCTGCTTGGTTGTTTGCTGGCTCTGATCCATGGCAACGGTAAGCCCGCGTTAAATCGCCAAAACAATCTGCCCGACAACGCCCAAGCCTAG
- a CDS encoding DJ-1/PfpI family protein yields MKLSNFSGKTIAIMVASGFDEAGFITIQRAMMNAGAKLKIVSREAGLTNAWNGTGWGMSYPADATLSTALAVDYDALIVPAGNRHVESLKNEAHAKRVLRAFLREDMPILLQGEAVSLLSLIDEAADRTPAAADDNAPIVDRNLVTIAAASEQLVELSAMNDAMANIKGESRAA; encoded by the coding sequence ATGAAACTATCCAATTTCTCTGGGAAAACAATCGCTATCATGGTGGCAAGCGGGTTTGATGAAGCCGGGTTTATCACCATTCAGCGCGCCATGATGAACGCAGGCGCGAAATTGAAAATTGTGTCTCGGGAAGCTGGATTGACCAATGCGTGGAACGGCACTGGCTGGGGCATGTCTTATCCAGCTGACGCAACCCTGTCGACCGCGCTTGCGGTTGATTATGATGCGCTGATCGTGCCGGCTGGCAATCGTCATGTCGAAAGCCTGAAAAACGAGGCTCATGCCAAGCGTGTATTGCGCGCCTTTCTACGTGAAGATATGCCGATTCTGCTCCAAGGCGAGGCCGTTTCATTGTTGTCATTGATTGACGAAGCAGCTGACCGGACACCGGCGGCCGCTGATGATAACGCCCCAATTGTTGACCGCAATCTGGTCACAATCGCGGCGGCATCAGAACAGCTTGTTGAGCTGTCTGCAATGAATGATGCAATGGCGAACATCAAAGGCGAAAGCCGCGCGGCCTAA
- a CDS encoding dienelactone hydrolase family protein produces the protein MCDLETCNPNDHRRPAVSATDRRLFLAGAMALPLATILGHVDLAEAQASKGVTISQTTADGRSVSAYFAEADKKDAPVVILIHEWWGLNDNIKTMAEDIRAKGFHAVAIDLFNGSVATNRDEAKAQTSAVKASEANATLAAWVEWAKTNGNGKVATLGWCFGGGWSLSAALNTQIDAAVIYYGRVTSKADSLKKLNAPILGHFGTLDKSINPEMVGAFHKSLAEAGKSDLMTTHWYTAGHAFANPTGGRYDEDDAALAWARTHTFLAANLR, from the coding sequence ATGTGCGATTTGGAAACCTGCAATCCGAACGATCACCGCCGTCCTGCCGTTTCGGCAACCGACCGCCGACTTTTTCTCGCCGGTGCCATGGCCTTGCCACTAGCGACCATTCTTGGCCATGTTGACCTTGCCGAAGCTCAGGCCAGCAAGGGCGTTACCATCAGCCAAACGACCGCAGATGGCCGTTCTGTCAGTGCCTATTTTGCCGAGGCTGACAAAAAAGATGCACCGGTGGTGATTTTGATCCATGAATGGTGGGGGCTGAACGACAACATCAAGACCATGGCTGAAGACATCCGTGCCAAAGGGTTCCACGCCGTTGCGATTGATCTGTTCAATGGCTCAGTAGCAACCAATCGCGATGAAGCCAAAGCCCAGACCAGTGCGGTTAAAGCTAGTGAAGCTAATGCAACCCTTGCCGCATGGGTAGAGTGGGCCAAGACCAATGGTAATGGTAAGGTTGCCACGCTTGGTTGGTGTTTTGGGGGCGGTTGGAGCTTGTCAGCGGCGTTAAATACCCAGATTGATGCGGCGGTAATCTATTATGGGCGGGTCACGTCTAAGGCCGACAGCCTGAAAAAACTCAACGCACCAATCTTGGGGCATTTTGGCACATTGGATAAATCCATCAATCCGGAAATGGTCGGTGCGTTCCACAAATCACTTGCCGAGGCTGGAAAAAGCGATCTGATGACGACGCACTGGTATACTGCCGGTCATGCTTTTGCCAACCCGACAGGGGGGCGCTATGACGAGGATGATGCGGCGCTGGCATGGGCAAGAACGCATACGTTCCTTGCCGCAAATCTTCGGTAG
- the bmt gene encoding betaine--homocysteine S-methyltransferase — protein sequence MSNILSDLIAAKGWCVADGATGTNLFGRGLETGYPPELWSVERPDDILWLHNSFLEAGSDLILTNSFGGTSFRLKLHDSQNRVHELNVAAAQLARRAVDAHFATTGKRAVVAGSIGPTGELFEPLGSLTHDAAVAGFAEQATALAEGGVDVLWIETMSSNEEVAAAIEAAKTTGLPICATMTFDTASRSMMGVMPADFASFATASGASFIGANCGIGLAELLHSVDGILTQSGDVPVVAKGNCGIPAYVEGAIHYHGTPELMADYALFARDMGAKIIGGCCGTSPAHVAAMTKALETTPVRPFDAAAMTAALGEAWADVNINNAGGDDRRGRRGRRRSS from the coding sequence ATGAGCAATATCCTATCTGATCTGATCGCCGCGAAGGGCTGGTGTGTTGCTGATGGTGCGACTGGCACCAATCTGTTTGGGCGTGGCCTTGAAACCGGTTATCCGCCGGAATTATGGTCGGTAGAACGCCCCGATGATATCTTATGGCTGCATAATAGCTTTCTTGAAGCTGGTTCTGACCTGATCTTAACGAACAGTTTTGGCGGTACCTCATTCCGGCTCAAGCTCCATGATTCCCAAAACCGGGTGCATGAATTGAATGTGGCGGCGGCGCAACTCGCACGTCGCGCGGTTGATGCGCATTTTGCCACTACTGGCAAGCGCGCCGTTGTTGCCGGTTCGATCGGCCCAACAGGCGAGCTGTTTGAACCGCTTGGCAGTCTGACCCATGACGCGGCTGTCGCCGGTTTTGCCGAACAGGCCACAGCGCTTGCCGAGGGCGGTGTAGATGTTTTGTGGATCGAAACCATGTCATCTAATGAAGAGGTTGCGGCAGCGATTGAAGCGGCCAAAACCACGGGCCTGCCGATTTGTGCCACGATGACATTTGATACGGCAAGCCGCTCAATGATGGGCGTCATGCCAGCTGATTTTGCCAGTTTCGCCACCGCATCTGGTGCCAGTTTCATTGGCGCCAATTGCGGCATTGGGCTTGCCGAATTGCTGCATTCAGTAGATGGTATTTTGACCCAATCGGGCGATGTACCCGTTGTGGCAAAGGGCAATTGCGGCATTCCAGCCTATGTTGAGGGCGCTATTCATTATCATGGGACGCCGGAATTGATGGCTGATTACGCGCTCTTTGCGCGCGATATGGGCGCCAAGATTATTGGTGGCTGTTGCGGCACCAGCCCGGCGCATGTTGCGGCCATGACAAAGGCGCTTGAAACTACACCGGTGCGCCCGTTTGATGCGGCTGCAATGACTGCCGCGCTTGGCGAAGCGTGGGCCGATGTGAATATCAATAATGCCGGTGGCGACGACCGGCGCGGGCGTCGCGGGCGTCGTCGTTCATCGTAA